One Perognathus longimembris pacificus isolate PPM17 chromosome 2, ASM2315922v1, whole genome shotgun sequence DNA segment encodes these proteins:
- the LOC125343277 gene encoding histone H3.3A-like has protein sequence MAPTKQTAHKSTGGKAPRKQLATKAAPKSAPSTGGVKKSNRYRPGTVALREIRSFQKFTELLIRKLPFQRLLREIAQDFKTDLRFPSAAIGALQKASEAYLVGLFEDTNLCAIHAKRITIMPKDIQVARRIHGECA, from the coding sequence ATGGCTCCTACCAAGCAGACTGCCCACAAATCTACCGGTGGTAAAGCACCCAGGAAACAACTGGCAACAAAAGCCGCTCCCAAGAGTGCGCCCTCCACTGGAGGGGTGAAAAAATCCAATCGTTACAGGCCTGGTACTGTGGCGCTTCGTGAAATTAGAAGCTTCCAGAAGTTCACTGAACTTCTGATTCGCAAGCTCCCTTTCCAGCGTCTGTTGCGAGAAATTGCTCaggacttcaaaacagatctGCGCTTCCCGAGCGCAGCTATTGGTGCTTTGCAGAAGGCAAGTGAGGCCTATCTGGTTGGCCTTTTTGAAGATACCAATCTGTGTGCTATCCATGCCAAACGTATAACAATTATGCCTAAAGATATCCAGGTAGCACGCCGCATACATGGAGAATGTGCTTAA